The Candidatus Palauibacter australiensis genome contains the following window.
GGTAAGACCTCCCCGCAGGTGACCCGCGACGCGCCTCAACCGCTCGCCCCGGTGAACAACCCCCGGTGAACAACCCCCGGTGAACAACCCCCGGTGAACAACCCCGGGTGAACAACCCCGGGTGAACAACCCCGGGTGAACAACCCCAGGTGAACCACCGTCGTGGCATCTACAGCTAGCGTTGCAGGCGGGCGGCGGCGGCGAGGGCCCGGCGCAGGAGGTCCTGCTCGATCGCTGCGATCGGGGATGGGGCGGCGGCGAGCGAATCGATGCGCGCGCGCAGCGAGGCGATGGTGACGGTCTCGAAGGCCCGGGGTACGGGTGCGCCGTCGGGGCTTTCCGCCGCCGCGTCGAACAGGAACCTCACGAGGCGGTCGTCGGGGTCGAAGGGACGGCCCTGGCCGAGCGATTCGGGCCACAGCAGCGCCGCTTCCAGGTGACGGCGGGCGAGCGGGCGGTTCCCGGCCTCCAGTTCGTCGAGCGCGGCCCCGATGTGCAGGAATTCGTACAGGCGGTGGGCCTCGCCGGAATTCTCCGAGGGGAGTACGTGGGTGCCGGCAAGGATCCCGTTGGCCTCGCGGTACTCGCCCGCCTGGATGAGCCCCCGCGCGTGGATGAGTGCGAGGTTGAAGTCGTCCGGGAAGAGTTCCCGTCCCCGGCCGGACGCCTCGCGCGCCTCGGCCCAGCGTCCGGTTTGCTGCAGGTGCCGGACGAGGGAGATATGGAGGAGGCGGTTTCCGGGATCCAGCTCGACCGCGCGGCGGAAGTCGGGCCCGGGGTCGCCGCCCAGGGCCTCCGCCAGGTGCGCGCGCGCCGCGTAGGCGGGGCCGTAATCGGGCTCGTCGCCCAGGGCCGCCAGCACCTCCGCCGCCTCGGCGTCGCGGTCGAGTGCCCACAGGTTCAGGCCCAGCAGGTAGCGCCAGCCCCACTGCGGGTCTTCGGCGGCCGCCCAGCGCAGGACCGGCAGGGTCTCGGGGCGGTAGGGGAAGGCGAAGGCGGGATCGGCCTCCGCCCGCAGCAGCTCCGCGTCACTCGTCAGGAAGGCGAGCCAGACCGCGGCCACGGGGCCGCCGCCCACCTCGTCCGCCAACTCGAGCAGGCGCGCGGCATCGCCGGGCAGCCCGCGGTTCGCGTAGCCCACGGCGAGTTCCAGCAGCGTTTGCCCCGGAACCTCGCTCCGCATCGACGCGGTGAGGCGCGCCGCCTCCGCTCCGTCCGTCGCCTCCTCGTCGCCGGATCCCTCGGCCCGCGCGGCGAGATAGCGCTCGGCCAGCACGAAGTGGTTCAGCGGGTCGAGCTCCAGCACCTCCGCCTGCACGCGCGCCGCGCCCGTCTCGTCTCCCTCCAGGCGCGCCGCGATCGCGAGCACCTCGCGGGCCGGAATACCCACGCGGTCGTGGTCGAGCGCCAGCGCGGCGTGGCGGCGCGCTTCGGCCATGTCCCCCGCCTCCAGCGCCAACTCCGCCAGCCGAGTGCGGGCCGCGGCCCGGAACGCCGCTGACCGGGCGGCCCAGCCGAACGAGTCGAGCGCATCGGCGCGGCGCCCGAGGGCGAGGTACAGGTTGCCGGCGAGGAAGTTGGCCTCCGGATCGTAGGTGTCGAGTTGGAGCGCGCGCCGGGCGTGGGCGAGACCCTCCTCATGGCGGGCCGACCTCAGGGCCAGCGTGCCGAGACCCAGCAATGCCTCCCGGTTCCAGGGCTCGGCGGCGAGCGCCCGGTCGTACAGCGTCCGCGCGTCGGCATGGCGGCGGCCCCGCGCCAGCTCCCTTGCCTCGAACACCAGGCGATCCGTCTCCGGAAGCGCGTCCCACGCCTCGGCGTTCGTCCCGAACGGCCGGGACACCGAGGGCTCTCCGCCGAATCCGCACACCCCGGCGAGACCGGTCGCGCCCGGCCTCGAGCAGGCTTCCAGGCGGAGCCCCGGCACGGCAACGCGCCACGGGCGCCCGGGCGCGACGTCGACCTCGACCGTCACGGGACCCAGGGCCTCGAACGCCACCGCTCGGGCGGCGACCTGTTCGCCGGCCGACCATGCCTTCACGGTGTCGGCCCCGGATCCGAACGCCTGGACCACGACCCGCAGGCGGTCGCTCTCCCGTTCGACGTGCATGGCTCCGTGAGGCGAAGCGTCCGTGAGCCCGCCCGTCCCCTCCAGCGGGAACCACCACTCGGTCCAGCGGCTGGCCGAGAAGGGATCGAACCCGGCCTGCGAGACCGGGTTGCGGTGCGCTCCCGGCTGGTACTGCGCATGGAGCCGTCCGGCCTGGAACTCGACGTACTGCCCGTCGGTGTCGGTGAGGAGGTCCTCCCAGATGCCCCCCGCCCGCGAGAGCGCCCACAGCCACATCTTGCGCCCCGGCATCTCCTCGTGCGGGGCCCAGTGCCCCCAGCCGTAGTCCTCGTCGTGGTAGTAGCCGCCGAAGAAGTCGTTCAGCGCCCCGACGACGTGGTAGGACTTGTGTCCCCCGAACGCGTTGTTGCGGTAGAGCGGCAGGAAGCGTCCCTCCTCGTCTTCGGGCCACGGTCGCTCCCGCCCGGAGTGCTCCAGGTAGGCGTCGCCGGGCACGAACAGTTCCAGGTCGTCCTGCGCGAAGGCCGCGGCCGTCATCCAGTTGTAGTAGGGCTGCTCCAGCGGGGTCGGATTGTACCACAGGACGCGCGTCTCGAAGGCCGCGCGGTCCGGCGGAAGCCGGATCTCAACCCGCCACGGCGTCCGCGACGGGAGGTCGGTGGCGCCGACGATCGTGCTCACGCTGCCGTCCGCGTTCTCCCGCACCAGGTAGTCGACGGGCGTGGCGGTGGCCGGCGTGTGCCCGATGACGCCAAAGTTGAACTCGAGGCCGCCCGAGGTCCACGGGCCGCGCAGCGCGATATCCCGGAACTTCATCACTTCGTTCCGATAGATGAACTCGTGCCCGGTCGCCTTCACCACGGCCCCCCACACCTTGCCGCCCACTTCCGGAAGAACGAAGACCTCGATGAGGTCGTTCTCCATCGTCACGACCGTCCACTCCCGGGGCTCCGATGTCGCCGCGTACCCCTCGAACGTGTGGTAGGGGTACAGCCGCCGGTCGGTGGCCAGCACCGGCACGGGATTCGGATCCGAAAACGGATACGTATCCAGAACCCGCACCTCCTCGGAGATGCGAGCGCGCGGCCCCGGAGCGTCGCATGAGACGGCACCCAGAGCGGCACAAATGACACAGGCCCGGATCGCGGTTGTCCCACCGCCAATGTGCTTCATCGTTCCCCTATCGCCGGTGTTCAACGAACTCGTGAATCGTCAGGCCGACTTCGCGGGCGATTCTGCGGAGCAGTACGGGTGACACGTCCCGGCCGCCATGGACGGGTACGGTGGTTGCACGGCCATCAGGATGGCGGAACCGCTTGTGGGACCCCCGGTGTCGCACTTCCTTGAACCCGAGTGCGCCGAGGATCGAAATCACCTCGCGCGGCTTGAGGACAGGGACCGGCGGCACCCGAATCTAGGCCAGGACGACGGTCTGCGTACCTACGTACTCGCCAACGAGCGCGGGCGTCCCTTCCTCGAGAAGCATGGCGATCACTTCCTTGAGATTCCGGTTGAGTTCCTCAAGGGTCTCGCCTTGGCTGTGCGCACCCTGGAAACCGGGCACGTAGCCCACGTAAAGGCCCGTGTCGGGGCAGCGCTCCACGACGGCAGTGTAGGTTTGCATCGGCATAATCCTGTCCTCGTCCATCCCCGCCATTCTAGCCATTGCCCGTCGGGCCGGCCAACGGTCTTACAACGTTACGGTGGCGCCGTTGGAGGGGTCGGCGACGAAGAGGGCTCGGCGGTCGACGCCTCCGCGGGGGGCGTAGAAACGATCGATGAGGGCTTCGATCACGCCCTTCGCCTCGTTCGCGCTGCAGAGCGCGACCGCGCAGCCGCCGAATCCCGCGCCCGTGAGCCGTGCCCCGGCCGCGCCCGCA
Protein-coding sequences here:
- a CDS encoding DUF5107 domain-containing protein, whose product is MRVLDTYPFSDPNPVPVLATDRRLYPYHTFEGYAATSEPREWTVVTMENDLIEVFVLPEVGGKVWGAVVKATGHEFIYRNEVMKFRDIALRGPWTSGGLEFNFGVIGHTPATATPVDYLVRENADGSVSTIVGATDLPSRTPWRVEIRLPPDRAAFETRVLWYNPTPLEQPYYNWMTAAAFAQDDLELFVPGDAYLEHSGRERPWPEDEEGRFLPLYRNNAFGGHKSYHVVGALNDFFGGYYHDEDYGWGHWAPHEEMPGRKMWLWALSRAGGIWEDLLTDTDGQYVEFQAGRLHAQYQPGAHRNPVSQAGFDPFSASRWTEWWFPLEGTGGLTDASPHGAMHVERESDRLRVVVQAFGSGADTVKAWSAGEQVAARAVAFEALGPVTVEVDVAPGRPWRVAVPGLRLEACSRPGATGLAGVCGFGGEPSVSRPFGTNAEAWDALPETDRLVFEARELARGRRHADARTLYDRALAAEPWNREALLGLGTLALRSARHEEGLAHARRALQLDTYDPEANFLAGNLYLALGRRADALDSFGWAARSAAFRAAARTRLAELALEAGDMAEARRHAALALDHDRVGIPAREVLAIAARLEGDETGAARVQAEVLELDPLNHFVLAERYLAARAEGSGDEEATDGAEAARLTASMRSEVPGQTLLELAVGYANRGLPGDAARLLELADEVGGGPVAAVWLAFLTSDAELLRAEADPAFAFPYRPETLPVLRWAAAEDPQWGWRYLLGLNLWALDRDAEAAEVLAALGDEPDYGPAYAARAHLAEALGGDPGPDFRRAVELDPGNRLLHISLVRHLQQTGRWAEAREASGRGRELFPDDFNLALIHARGLIQAGEYREANGILAGTHVLPSENSGEAHRLYEFLHIGAALDELEAGNRPLARRHLEAALLWPESLGQGRPFDPDDRLVRFLFDAAAESPDGAPVPRAFETVTIASLRARIDSLAAAPSPIAAIEQDLLRRALAAAARLQR
- a CDS encoding type II toxin-antitoxin system HicB family antitoxin: MQTYTAVVERCPDTGLYVGYVPGFQGAHSQGETLEELNRNLKEVIAMLLEEGTPALVGEYVGTQTVVLA
- a CDS encoding type II toxin-antitoxin system HicA family toxin; protein product: MPPVPVLKPREVISILGALGFKEVRHRGSHKRFRHPDGRATTVPVHGGRDVSPVLLRRIAREVGLTIHEFVEHRR